The genomic segment AAactttggttaatctgtcaaaaatcatataattgGTGGAGGCTTAGTTTCCCATATATCAAAAACATTTTCTTCACTATGTAGTGCAAAAAGTCGATCCCCGCCTATCGAAAAGTCGAATATCGAACCACCCCGACTGTTCTTCAACCTCGACGTCAATACCCACTCGGGACCACAAAACACCGATATACTGTCATTCATCGACGAAAATAGCTGTCCTTCGTGCAATGCCAGCTTTGGATAGCAGGGCTCGTCCGGCATTTGGCCCTTCATAAGCCTACTTCTCGAACTCCACCTGACAGTTCCTTCAGAACTCCTCAAATCTATGAATCCCAAATCCTCATACTCATTCACCACGCATATCGAATTTGTTTCCTCCATCGCTGTCGCATCCCTGACCCTTCGTTCTTCATTTATCGGATCCCCAATATCACACCAACCCCACACCATGTTTTTAACCCGAAAATCCAACAAGCTAACGTAACAATAATCTTTTCTTGGGAACATTGTTGAAACTAACAAACAGTTTGTACGATGTAACCATTGCAACTTGTCAGCATCACCGAGTGACCATCCGTTCGGTTCGTAGAAAAAATCTATCTGTTTTCCGGTTACTTGGTCCCAAACACCGATACCATACTCGTTGCTTCGACCTTTACAACTAGAAAACAACTTGGAATATGAATCAGTACACAATGCACCACCAGTGTAACTCTTCACCTGATTTTCGTGCTTCACGTGAAACTTAAACCTTAATTCTCCCGTCAATGCATTGAACAATCCCATTCCTCCGTCGTCTCGGCCTAACCTCTCGCAGGCgctgatgacaacattcttgggatcgacccaaatcgcatcattcACCCTTTGATAATCAAGATTAATAGGAGGGTGCTCTTCCAGCATCCAATCATACACATGAACCATACTACCATGAGCCACACAGAAGCCACCATCTGGTCCGGCCCGAATGGCCGTGCCGTCCCCTGGAGCCCGCCCGACAATGGAACGAGCCAAATGGAGCCGATTTCCGTCGAATGGGCCCCACTTGGCAGTCCTGACATGGTCCAAGAGGCCATAGAACAGGGCTTCACTGTATACCAATTTCTCAGGAACATTTGAGGGTATGTGAAGCTCCCCTGTTCGGAGGAGATCAAGAAGGACCGCAAAGCAATCCGGGTTTCGATCGATGAAGTGTTCAGTGATGTCGTCGGATTGGAGAGCCCAATTTTCATCAAACATAGAGCCGAAGAGGGAATTCTGGCCAGCGTTCCCCAGGGTTGTGGCCGTGGTTTCAAAGTTCCGGCCGCCAACATTGAATCTCACCCTATCTTTCTGAACTCCCATTATTCCGCTGAAATCACCCCAAGAAATGGATTTTGATCTATAAAGTGACGGAACCAATAGAGAAAAATGACACAAAACAAACTATATATGAAATCAAAATCAAGAGCTTTGTGTAGCCGAAAGAACATAAGGAGAACAAAATCCAGGAAAATAAGGAGAAAAGGGGATCAACTTCCAAATTTTAAC from the Primulina eburnea isolate SZY01 chromosome 3, ASM2296580v1, whole genome shotgun sequence genome contains:
- the LOC140825997 gene encoding BTB/POZ domain-containing protein At4g30940-like — protein: MGVQKDRVRFNVGGRNFETTATTLGNAGQNSLFGSMFDENWALQSDDITEHFIDRNPDCFAVLLDLLRTGELHIPSNVPEKLVYSEALFYGLLDHVRTAKWGPFDGNRLHLARSIVGRAPGDGTAIRAGPDGGFCVAHGSMVHVYDWMLEEHPPINLDYQRVNDAIWVDPKNVVISACERLGRDDGGMGLFNALTGELRFKFHVKHENQVKSYTGGALCTDSYSKLFSSCKGRSNEYGIGVWDQVTGKQIDFFYEPNGWSLGDADKLQWLHRTNCLLVSTMFPRKDYCYVSLLDFRVKNMVWGWCDIGDPINEERRVRDATAMEETNSICVVNEYEDLGFIDLRSSEGTVRWSSRSRLMKGQMPDEPCYPKLALHEGQLFSSMNDSISVFCGPEWVLTSRLKNSRGGSIFDFSIGGDRLFALHSEENVFDIWETKPPPII